From Pempheris klunzingeri isolate RE-2024b chromosome 16, fPemKlu1.hap1, whole genome shotgun sequence, a single genomic window includes:
- the snx27a gene encoding sorting nexin-27a translates to MADVEDDGTRSALPSASRNGPAVSSSAGTAGQTAATVMSGPRMVRIVKSESGYGFNVRGQVSEGGQLRSINGELYAPLQHVSAVLPGGAADRAGIAKGDRILEVNGVSVEGATHKQVVDLIRAGEKELVLAVLSVPPQEAEGLEGGEDVQPNYDYSDKQAVPISIPTYKHVEQHSERFVVYNVYMSGRQLCSKRYREFAILHQNLKREFSNFNFPKLPGKWPFSLSEQQLDARRRGLEEYLERVCSVRVIGESDIMQEFLSESDENYNGVTDVELRIALPDKTTISVRVRKNSTTDQVYQALVMKVGMDSIMASYFALFEVINHSFVRKLAPNEFPHKLYVQNYTSAVPGTCLALRKWLFSFQEEELLRDNPLALHYCFHQALEDVKKGFIKTEDKSYQLQKLAEQRKMATYLSLLRTCEGYNEVAFPHCSCDSRRKGHVITAISINHFKLHACTEDGTLENQVIAFEWGEMQRWDTDEEGMAFCFEYARGEKKPRWVKIFTPYFNYMHECFERVFCELKWRKQVEEEASDKDNKNCSNNEYLPPLETQQKGWRHLGGEIATS, encoded by the exons GGTCGGCTCTCCCTTCGGCGTCCCGTAACGGCCCAGCTGTCAGTTCGTCAGCGGGCACCGCGGGCCAGACCGCCGCCACGGTGATGTCTGGTCCACGGATGGTGAGGATCGTCAAGTCGGAGTCCGGCTACGGTTTCAATGTTCGCGGTCAAGTTAGCGAAGGAGGACAGCTTCGGAGCATCAACGGGGAGCTGTATGCTCCTCTCCAGCATGTCAGCGCCGTGTTGCCCGGAGGCGCGGCGGACCGAGCTGGGATAGCAAAGGGGGACCGGATCCTGGAAGT taATGGGGTGAGCGTGGAAGGTGCCACCCATAAGCAGGTGGTGGACCTGATCCGTGCAGGGGAGAAGGAGCTGGTACTGGCTGTGCTGTCTGTTCCACCTCAGGAGGCTGAGGGATTGGAAGGCGGAGAGGACGTCCAACCCAACTACGACTACAGTGACAAGCAGGCAGTGCCCATTTCCATTCCCACATACAAACACGTAGAGCAGCACTCCGAGCGGTTTGTG GTGTACAACGTGTACATGTCAGGCAGACAGCTGTGCTCAAAGCGCTACAGAGAGTTTGCCATCCTGCACCAGAATTTAAAGAGGGAGTTTTCCAACTTCAACTTCCCCAAGCTTCCCGGTAAATGGCCGTTCTCCCTGTCTGAACAGCAGCTGGACGCACGACGCAGAGGCCTGGAGGAATATCTCGAGCGAG ttTGCTCTGTGCGGGTGATCGGGGAGAGTGACATCATGCAGGAGTTTCTCTCTGAATCAGATGAG AACTACAATGGAGTGACAGACGTAGAACTGCGGATAGCCCTGCCAGACAAGACCACCATCTCCGTCAGAGTCCGCAAGAACAGCACCACCGACCAGGTTTACCAG GCATTAGTGATGAAGGTTGGAATGGACAGTATTATGGCGAGCTACTTTGCCCTTTTTGAAGTCATCAACCACTCCTTTG TGCGGAAGCTGGCGCCTAATGAGTTTCCCCACAAGCTTTATGTGCAGAATTACACGTCGGCAGTGCCGGGGACTTGCTTGGCGCTTCGCAAATGGTTGTTCAGCttccaggaggaggagttgCTAAGAGACAACCCGCTGGCACTGCACTACTGCTTTCACCAG GCATTGGAAGATGTGAAGAAGGGATTCATAAAAACAGAGGACAAATCCTACCAGCTGCAGAAGCTGGCAGAGCAGCGCAAGATGGCCACG tACCTGAGTCTGCTGCGGACATGTGAGGGCTACAATGAGGTAGCGTTCCCCCACTGCTCCTGTGACTCCAGGAGGAAGGGACACGTCATCACAGCTATCAGCATCAATCACTTCAAGCTGCATGCTTGTACTGAGGACGGCACTTTGGAG AACCAAGTGATAGCTTTTGAGTGGGGGGAGATGCAGCGCTGGGACACAGATGAGGAGGGAATGGCCTTCTGCTTTGAATACgccagaggagagaagaaaccTCGCTGGGTCAAGATTTTCACTCCATAC TTTAACTACATGCACGAGTGCTTTGAGCGGGTCTTTTGTGAGCTGAAGTGGAGGAAACAG GTTGAGGAAGAGGCATctgacaaagacaacaaaaactgcagcaacaatG AGTATCTGCCTCCTCTGGAGACACAGCAGAAGGGATGGCGCCACCTAGGGGGGGAGATTGCAACTTCCTAA